The Cotesia glomerata isolate CgM1 linkage group LG9, MPM_Cglom_v2.3, whole genome shotgun sequence region CTGCAAGTTGGAGACTCGCTCTTGCTGCAAATCGTTTGAGGATGCCTCCAATCCCATCACACGGCCCTTTATCATGGGCAGtcgcaaaaaaatgccattcagCAGGAATATCAAAATCCTCTTCATGATagtataaatttacaaaatttttgaaatttttgaactgtTGAGGAGCCCcatcagaaaaataataaattttattgcagcGTTCAGGAAGGTCTTTTATATAATCGGTTattaatttgatgaaaacaTGAACAGCTACAGCATCGTGATTATTACAGTCTGAAATAATCGCTAAACTCTTGTGTTCAAGTTTGTCATTTACTTTATAGTAAATAACCACCGGAAAAACAGTGGCCTGGTCATTATTCCAGTGAAAACCAGATGCTGCGTTCTGCACTACAAACGCATAATTTTCTGCAAAATCACAAATGACAACAAATTCATTTGGTTGTAATGTTTCTttcaatgtttttaaaaattttgcttgtTCCTTAGCGATGAATGTGTGAGGAAGAAGAGTCTTTAATTCGCCACAAAAATTTTCGACAAATTCTTCTGCTGGCTTAATAAAAGTTTCTAAACTGCATCTTGGTTTTGATATCCAATACTTATACGTAATATTTTCGATTTCTTGGTCCTCAAAACATGTCAATAAATTGTTACTCAACTCATCTACCCCCGGACAGTTCTTACATCCACCCAAATAACATTGATACGATGGAGTCTTACAAATAATCATATTCAAGCAATCACTGTAGTGTTTCATAGGATTTTCTGTATTTCTTGTTAAAGAGTAAACATTTGCACCTAAAATGAAAGGACATAAGTGAACTAAAAATTCatgcatttataattattaactagtTTGATAATTACCAAGCATCATCAATTTAACGTTTTGGTGGATCGTACATACACAAATAGTATGTGTTCCACTTGCTCCAGCTAATATACAATGTTTTGGTCGCAAAGAAGcaaatttggaaaatccaattttttctGTAGGGTTAGTTTCATGGAAACATTGGTACAGTTCttttaaattagataaaatgaGTCGTTTTTGGACGTGGATTCGATTACCATCATCACTCCGAATCGAAACAAAGTCTTTTATCCCGGGCATCGGCGCACTATACTCATCATCgttataaaaattctcaacCTTTAATTTCACTTCATTAGTAATTGTTTTCcctatgataaaaaaaatgttaagtaATTAAGTTTTTAGTTGGTTTTGATTTTATGCTATACATACCTAATTTTGACTCAGGTGTTGACAGTATACCTTTTTCTTCAACCAAATTTTTAGCCACCCTTGACCAATGTTTTGATGTATTCATAACTTCACTTTTACAGATTTTTCTGTGTCTTTATCGTTGAATTTGTCGTGTAACTTTTCAATTAAAGAGCGAAAATTTGCAGCATCATCATCGATCGACTCATCATCGATCGACTCTTCATCGGTTGAAGAGAGCAAAACTTTTTTCAAGCTGTCAGATATTcgatttattttgttgttcAGAAATcgattattattcaattttcttgATGGAATTGGTGATTGATTTAACAGTTGTAAGGCTTGGTTTATTATGGGTAGTTGAGTTGCAGCGCTAACCTGGGATGCAGATGT contains the following coding sequences:
- the LOC123272201 gene encoding uncharacterized protein LOC123272201, yielding MNTSKHWSRVAKNLVEEKGILSTPESKLGKTITNEVKLKVENFYNDDEYSAPMPGIKDFVSIRSDDGNRIHVQKRLILSNLKELYQCFHETNPTEKIGFSKFASLRPKHCILAGASGTHTICVCTIHQNVKLMMLGANVYSLTRNTENPMKHYSDCLNMIICKTPSYQCYLGGCKNCPGVDELSNNLLTCFEDQEIENITYKYWISKPRCSLETFIKPAEEFVENFCGELKTLLPHTFIAKEQAKFLKTLKETLQPNEFVVICDFAENYAFVVQNAASGFHWNNDQATVFPVVIYYKVNDKLEHKSLAIISDCNNHDAVAVHVFIKLITDYIKDLPERCNKIYYFSDGAPQQFKNFKNFVNLYYHEEDFDIPAEWHFFATAHDKGPCDGIGGILKRFAARASLQLAVDKQITTPIGFFEWASDPDNLPNIMVKFSPIEDYEAAANDLNERFLKTKPIVGTHQIHCVIPDKNGCLIVKNFSNSNEYRICKIFKRQRENK